Sequence from the Colletotrichum higginsianum IMI 349063 chromosome 6, whole genome shotgun sequence genome:
TTGGTCAGTACCTTTTCTTCTCATTTTCGTGCCAACGCCGtaccactcactcactcactcactcactcacttctaatggatgatgatggatggacggTTTtggcctcccccccccccccccccccgtcttTCTCCCATCCGCATACTTACAACTCTATTCTAGCCCCCATTCTCAAGGAGCTCACCGAGGACGGCACCGCGCAGTTCCACTTCATCCACGGACCCTGCAAGGCCGTCCCGCCGGCCGGGTTCGAGGACTACTTTGGCGCGCCGCCGTACTACCGCTTCATCGAGCCCGACAGGGACGTCGAGAAGTCGCACAGCGACGACGTGCTCGCGCGCATCCGCGACTTCCCGCAGTgcgagacggccgaggacaCGATGCGCGACCTCATGCGCGAGGGCATCGCGACGACGCACCGCAGCACCGACCGCGCCATCAAGTacctcgccgacatcgtcgccAAGCGCGGGCCCTTTgacggcatcatcggctACTCCGAGggcgccaccgtcgcctCCACCTTTATGCTGTACGAGCAGCGCCGCCTCAAGCGCTCCGGCATCAAGCCGGCCTTCAAGTAcggcatcttcttcgccggcTGGCCCCCCGTCGACCCCAAGACCCACGCCCTCGTCCTGTccgacgagacggacgaACGGATCGAGGCGCGAACGCTGCACATTAGTGAGTCCTTCCACTattaacccccccccccccccccccccccctccacggCTTGGTTACACGGAAGAGAAATCAATTACTGACGATATCGCCAATCTCACAGTCGGATCTCTGGACCCGTACGTCGACGGCTCCATGGCGCTGTACAACATGTGCGACCCGGACACGGCGTACCTCTTCGACCACGCCAAGGGCCACACTCTGCCCCGTGACAAGGACACGATCAAGGAGCTGGGCGACATCATCCGCGAGACCCAGACCGAGATGCAGGAGGAAGGGATCCTGACGTCGTCATGAAAGGTTTCttcgagagagagagagcgcgagTGTGCGCCCAAtatccccctctcccccccccccttccacctTTTTCGGACAGGGATACCGTAGGAGGAGCGAGTAGATCCGGATACGGTTGGTGAAGCGTTGCATCGGTTGTCGTATTTGGACGGACTGCCATTTTTGGAGACGGGGGGTCAGGGTCAGGGTCAGGGTCTTGGGAGGTACAGCAAAAGGGACTGGTTTCCTCTGGTGTCGTCGGCATTACACTACCATTAGAGATAGATCGGATCGGTGTGTTGGGGGTTTACCGCATATCCTGGGAGCCTGCTGGAGTCGGGTATCATGGTTATTTGAATTTTTTTCTCATGCCCTTGTGGTCTTTATGGTTTCCTCCCTCCTTATttgtcttctttttttcttttcttttttttctttcttttcctcttcatcTGTTTCCAACTCATGTACACCACCAACTTCTTCGGGAACTTGTATGCGCGTGTGCGTGCAGATGTGTGGATGGGAGTCTTCCATGTTCAGAAGCTGGTTCACTAGAGAAATTCTACACGTCCTTCCCATTGGGAGAGTTGACAGCAGTTCCCATCGCCGGGGCCGTCAAACATGTCAAGCCGTAATCGATGCCCGGCCCGGGGAAGAGGCCGCATAAGTGCATGATCTGGCGGAAACGGGCTTCTTTAACACTgtctcttcatcttcatgtCATGATCGGGGGAATCGGGTTATCCATTAAGGCTGCGACTCAAAACAAGGAACGATGATGGCGGATACTTTGGGAGATGGCGCACCTGGAACGCATGGAAACACATCATGTTCGTGGAGACAAACCATGGACAGGGTATAAGCTCTCACGTGTCCTCGGGATTCTGCCCTTGGTTCGCCTCGATTCCCCCAGCCGGATCCAtgccacacacacacactacaTACAAGACACGCCCCGTCTGCGAACCAGACTTATTACACATCCTGACCCTCGCCGACTGAGgcatccatccccccccaAACAAAAGATGAAATCTTCCATGAAATTGCCCCCTCTGGGCATTGATTTGCAGACTCGTGGCGACAATGTGGAGGGCACGGTGGGAGGGTGTCATGGATGGGtggagaggggaggaagggggatACCTGTTCAGCATCGCAAGACCATGCGTGTCCTGGCTTTTGCCCCAGACCACGGCACCATTTCTGGAACGAGCCGAAAGGTGATCCATACTCCCGCACGGGCGATCACAGATAGAGCCCCTCGACGCGCATATGCGGGTATGAGAGAACCGCAGGGGGCCTAGGTAGTGCGGTATTGCTTAGTGTGCTTCTCTCAACTGCCAAGCGGGCGCGCTTTGGGATGAGCTTTGACGCCCCGGgtgagagaagagagagagaggtatGGATTTGGGATACAGTGAGAAGAGtgagacacacacacacacacacacacacacacacatggAGATAGAGGAGAGACActgagaaaagaaagaaaaaaaaagacacATGCTCCCCTGTTTCATCTTTACATGACACgagtggaagaagaaaagaaacgaCGTCCgttccccccctccgcctcccgccTCCCCTCCAGCCAGTACTCTACTCGTTTCCACTGGTCCCAAAGACCACACAgagaccgagaccgacgaGCTAAGGATCGTTCTCTCACACGCAACCAAACGTGATCCTCAGCCTCTCGCGCCCCAATCCTTCCATGGGGCGTTCCTCCGCGTCCTTTGGTGATGGTTCCCACGCCGAGGTGTTTCCAACAGACCCTTTTGGGTCATCATCACTTACACTTACACTTACATTATCACCATTACACTCACACACTTACACTTCCACCCACACTTACACTCACACGCTTACACGCAACGCACACATGCAGTCACCGTATCCACTGCCCGCCGGCCAAGTGTGCCAAGGCACCTGTCCCAACCCGTCTATTCCATTGTGCCCAAACCTCCTCCCAAACCATACGCAAACCACCACCAAGAAAACTCCGGATGACCTGCTTCCCAAGACATTGGCCGTCCCATCTCTTGTCCAAGGAAAACCTCACACTTCCCGAAGGGCCCTCAAACCCAACTCTCTCGGCGCTGGGTCAGCTTTTTGCTGTTTCGAACAGCAATGCGCGGGCGACACAGCCTtttcctctcccttccctttgCCCCAGGCGCGGTCCCTTCATCGACCCGGTTACATCTGTCATCCCCCCCATTTCACGGCGatacccctccccccccatcccccgACTTTCCCCTTTCCAAATCCTTGTTCTGTttctccctttctccctttctcgccccccctccctgctTGTTCCCTTTTGCCTTCCCTCTCCTACTCGAGTCTTTTGCCGGGTTTCTCCTGGCGTTGCCTATTCCTGAGCAGTTTTACGCAATCTCCCTTCTCGGTTCGCAAGGAAACCCGTCCGCCTGTTGATTcgcctttttcttctcctctcgTACGGGTAAGAAACTGCCGCGGGGGGACACGACAAAACAACACGCCAACCCTTTTGtttcgtctctctctctttctcttgaGCATTTGAGAATCTTGttcccgccgccccccccttcgcaTACAATCTAATCGAATATCGCATAAGGACACGAGCTTTTTGCAAAAGTAAACTCGATtccccctgcccccccccccccccccccttccccagTTTCTAACTCACCCCGGTCAAAGGTCCCCTTCCCACATGGCCCGGGCCTCCACATAGTTTCCAAACACCGAAACAAATCTGTTGCCGGATCCGATACCCCGGTCAAGAGAGCTCCACTTCACCCCGCCCCCCTCCGAACCTATCATGGCCAcgccggccggcgccgcaggAGCGGCTGCTCCGGCTGCTGCCAACGGGACCGCGGACGCCCCGgctgccgcccccgccgctcCCGACCCCAATGGCGCACcggaggccaagaagggcTTCTTCAAGCTCAACCCAAAGACCGTCGCGACGTTGCGCAACTTTTTTGTAAGTCCACTTCGTTCATGCCgttctccccctctccccccacccccaaCTGGGGACAAAAAAGACACCATAGGTGAGGGACTGCATCGTTGTCCCCCTGTTTTGCTAACCCTATACGCCACAGAAAATCATGAGCTATGGCACCTTGCTCGACAAGTTCATCATAGTCGGGTCGTgcatcggcgccatcggcgccggtctCACCATGCCGATAATGAACATCGTCTTCGGTGCGTggcatcccccccccccccggaaGTATCCTCGTTCGGATAGAGTGAGGATTCTGACTAGCCTGCAGGACAACTCGTCGGCACCTTTACCGGGTTCTTCATGCAGGGCACCTCGGAAACGCAGGACGACTTCATCCATGCCGTGAACCAGGGCGTGTAAGTGCCGATTTTTCCGTGGTCTCCACGACCTTGTTGAATCAACTGACACACAGGTGTGTCTAGACTGTACATCGTGTACCTCTTCATTGCCAGACTGATCCTCACCTATCTGTCCAACGTGAGTAACATTACTAAATCAACAACAAACTCTTCACTATGACTGACACACCACCTTCACAGCTCGGGTTCCGCATGACAAGTCTTCGCATCTCGGCAAAGATCCGCCTGACCTACCTGGGCCGGCTCTTCGCCCTGCCCATCTCGACGCTCGACATGCTGGCCCCCGGCCagacggcggccatcatcaccatcacggCCAGCATCCTGCAGCTCGGCATCTCGGAGAAGATGGGCCAGTTCTTCTCGAgcctcgccatcgtcgtcgccggcttcacCATCGCCTTCGCCTACAACTGGCTGCTGACGCTCACCACGAGCTCcggcctcgtcttcatcgccatcgtctacaccatcaccaccccgCCCATCATCAAGCGCCTCAAGGACGTCCAGGACATggacatcgccgccgcctctgtCGCCACCGAGGCCTTCAGCGCCATCCGCATGCTGGCCGCCTGCGGCGCCGAGTTCAAGATGCTGGCAAAGTACGGCCTGCTGGCGGACcagtcgaggaagaagggcgCCGGCATGGCCTGGCTGGTGGCAATCCAACAGGGTCTTAGTGAGTTGCCTCGCGGGCATTTGATTTTGATGTGGGATGTAGAGCTGAATCGTGGCTGACGCTTCCAAAAGTTTTCTTCGCCATTTATGCGTAAGCTCTTCAAAACCATATCCTCGACGTGGTCGAAGGGATGTTTTCCCCCCCAAAGCTAACTCCCTACAGAACTTTCGCCCTGTCCTTCTGGTACGCCTTCAAGATGTACACCATGATGGCGCTGACGACCCCGACATCCTTGATCGTGTAAGTCCTTCCCCGTCTTTATCCTTCCCAAATACGAAATCATGACGTTTTTCTGATCCGTACGCCCAGCGTCCTCCTGTGCATCAtgatgatggcctcctccCTGGGCCAGATCACGGCGCCCCTGCAGGCCGCGTCGCAGGCGgccgacgccaacgccatcttccacaccatcatcgacgcGCCGCAGCAGACGTACGGCACGCTCAAGGGGCCCGAggtctcggcggccgaggacatcGTCTTCCAGGCCGTCAATTTCGTCTACCCCAAGCGCCCGGACGTCAAGATCCTTGACAACCTCTTCATCACTTTCCCGGCCGGAAAAGTCACGGCCATCGTCGGGCCCTCGGGCTCCGGCAAGagcaccatcgtcggcatcctcgagCGGTGGTACGAGTTCAACGGCGACATGGAGACCAACCAGCTTGTGAGTCCCTCGTCATTGTCACCTTACTCCCTCTTGAATTACTCTATCAACCTTTATGCGTCACTAGCCGTGCCAGGGAGAAGCTAACACGCAATGCCCCCCCTACAAGGTCCTTTTCCTCAGGAATGGTATCATCAGCGTCGGCGGTCGCCTCCTGAGCGAGATCGACCCCAAGTGGTGGCGTAGCCAGATCGGCCTGGTCCAGCAGGACAACGCCCTCTTCAACACGACCATCTACCAGAACGTGGAGTACGGCCTCATCGGGACCGAGTGGGAGAACGAGTCGCAAGCCATCAAGGCCCGGCTGATCGAGGAAGCGTGCAAGGACGCCTTTGCCGACGAATTCATCTCACGCCTGCCAGAGGTATGTCCTGGATACAACAACTGCCCACCCACTAACATAAAACACACAAGCcgggctgactgactgacctcACTCTCTCACAGGGATACCAAACGGaagtcggcgacgccggcatcaAGCTCTCGGGcggccagcggcagcggctcgccatcgcccgcgCCATCGTCAAGCAGCCCAAgatcctcatcctcgacgaggccacgTCGGCCATCGACGTGCGCAGCGAACAGATCGTCCAGGCGGCCCTCGACCGCGCCTGCAAGGGCCGCacgaccatcatcatcgcccacCGCCTCGGCACCATCCGCAAGGCCGACAACATCGTCCTGCTCCGCAAGGGCCAGGTCGTCCAGCAGGGCACGCACGAGGCCCTCATGGCGCAGACCGACGGCCCTTACCACCTCCTCGCGACGGCGCAGAAGCTCGACATGGGCGCCGACAgcgatgaagacggcggcgagggcggcgacgtcctcTTTGGCGACCTcagctggcggcggccgcccgACCCGGACGTCCTGTCCGTCCGCAAGTCGTCGCTCcagggcggcagcagcacggGCGACCTCACGGAGAAGAGGGCCAGCAGCGAGGGCACCTCGGCCGGCATGCTGCGGCACCTCGTCGACATGAACGGCTCCGATGAGGAGCTCGagcgcgtcgaggccggcacgCTCCGGGTCGTCAAGGAGCCGAGGGGGTGCCTCGGGAGGTGGAGGGCGTTCCACATGTTTGGCAGCttcggccagcttctcggcgagcaGAAGAAGCGGTGGAAGACGTACATTGTCATTGCCATCGCCGCGCTTGGTGCCGGAGGT
This genomic interval carries:
- a CDS encoding Duf341 family, whose amino-acid sequence is MLRFLCLPGAYGSSDKFQVQLAPILKELTEDGTAQFHFIHGPCKAVPPAGFEDYFGAPPYYRFIEPDRDVEKSHSDDVLARIRDFPQCETAEDTMRDLMREGIATTHRSTDRAIKYLADIVAKRGPFDGIIGYSEGATVASTFMLYEQRRLKRSGIKPAFKYGIFFAGWPPVDPKTHALVLSDETDERIEARTLHIIGSLDPYVDGSMALYNMCDPDTAYLFDHAKGHTLPRDKDTIKELGDIIRETQTEMQEEGILTSS
- a CDS encoding ABC transporter — translated: MATPAGAAGAAAPAAANGTADAPAAAPAAPDPNGAPEAKKGFFKLNPKTVATLRNFFKIMSYGTLLDKFIIVGSCIGAIGAGLTMPIMNIVFGQLVGTFTGFFMQGTSETQDDFIHAVNQGVLYIVYLFIARLILTYLSNLGFRMTSLRISAKIRLTYLGRLFALPISTLDMLAPGQTAAIITITASILQLGISEKMGQFFSSLAIVVAGFTIAFAYNWLLTLTTSSGLVFIAIVYTITTPPIIKRLKDVQDMDIAAASVATEAFSAIRMLAACGAEFKMLAKYGLLADQSRKKGAGMAWLVAIQQGLIFFAIYATFALSFWYAFKMYTMMALTTPTSLIVVLLCIMMMASSLGQITAPLQAASQAADANAIFHTIIDAPQQTYGTLKGPEVSAAEDIVFQAVNFVYPKRPDVKILDNLFITFPAGKVTAIVGPSGSGKSTIVGILERWYEFNGDMETNQLVLFLRNGIISVGGRLLSEIDPKWWRSQIGLVQQDNALFNTTIYQNVEYGLIGTEWENESQAIKARLIEEACKDAFADEFISRLPEGYQTEVGDAGIKLSGGQRQRLAIARAIVKQPKILILDEATSAIDVRSEQIVQAALDRACKGRTTIIIAHRLGTIRKADNIVLLRKGQVVQQGTHEALMAQTDGPYHLLATAQKLDMGADSDEDGGEGGDVLFGDLSWRRPPDPDVLSVRKSSLQGGSSTGDLTEKRASSEGTSAGMLRHLVDMNGSDEELERVEAGTLRVVKEPRGCLGRWRAFHMFGSFGQLLGEQKKRWKTYIVIAIAALGAGASTPVQAYLFAVLVSLFSYWGPFLKVIANHWCEMFMYLATGVGVSHFLLGWATTTIGFGIVRVYRKEYFRNILYKPSSFFDAEGNSAGSLTARLATDPTMLQQLLGTNMAFVLISLFNVIGCVVVGLVFGWKLTLVALGTSMPIIVAAMFYRVRHEASFEEANNAVFAESAKFASESIAAIRTVSSLTMEDGICQRYDDLLNAHVKDAFRRSRFSVMVFSFSDSISLLCMAFVLWYGGKLLSSHEYTPFQYMVVYIAVVQGGMSAGQWLSFGPNIAKAKTAADRILALRENDDDENQVLKGISDIVPYEVHYEKGVEIEFKDVWFSYPTRTLPVLKGLDLRIERGQFAAIVGPSGSGKTTVVSLLERFYTLQAGGEILYNGHDVKTLDLVHYRKNISLVSQEPNLFTGTIRENILLGVEDEAAVSDEALHAAARDAGIHDFVASLPEGYNTQVGNAGVTLSGGQKQRVSIARALIRRPSLLLLDEATSALDSETERGVQAVFDATKGSRTMIMVAHRLATVQNADIIFVMADGKVVERGDHASLIAERGVYFQMCQSQALDK